In one window of Nocardioides panacisoli DNA:
- a CDS encoding histone-like nucleoid-structuring protein Lsr2, which translates to MAQKVNIVLIDDIDDTDASETVRFGLDGSNYEIDLNDKNAKKLREALAPYVAAGRKVAAGKRSRGAAKGGGSSTPASQIRDWARDQGYEVPDRGRIPADIRSAYDAAH; encoded by the coding sequence GTGGCCCAGAAGGTCAACATCGTCCTGATCGACGACATCGACGACACCGATGCGAGTGAAACGGTCCGTTTCGGACTCGACGGGTCGAATTACGAGATCGACCTCAACGACAAGAACGCCAAGAAGCTGCGCGAGGCCCTCGCGCCCTACGTCGCCGCCGGCCGCAAGGTGGCCGCCGGCAAGCGCAGCCGGGGGGCCGCGAAGGGTGGCGGCTCGAGCACGCCCGCCAGCCAGATCCGCGACTGGGCCCGCGACCAGGGCTACGAGGTGCCTGACCGCGGCCGCATCCCCGCCGACATCCGGTCGGCGTACGACGCCGCTCACTGA